From the genome of Gemmatimonadales bacterium, one region includes:
- a CDS encoding NAD(+)/NADH kinase — protein sequence MKVGVVGNPRYRDLKAVLEQVADQAPARGIMLYTEERLCEFWNREVPVFEGVDLDALITFGGDGTLLRGARLLGARETPILGINLGRVGFLTTATRPTLDPALDALVGGRYVIERRQALQAEIKDGAGNGRALQMAMNDVAVHKGGVARVIRVNVFIQGENVGPYSADGLIVATPTGSTAYSLSAGGPIVVPGVEAMVVTPIAAHTLAVRPLVVPSSYRIVIEPMAGWSEDLLVSFDGQTGTTLAPGESVDVRRADHRVCLIRLGGDGFFGRMRQKLHWGDLSGRGEGP from the coding sequence ATGAAGGTCGGCGTCGTCGGGAATCCGCGGTACCGCGATCTCAAGGCCGTCCTGGAGCAGGTCGCCGACCAGGCGCCCGCGCGCGGGATCATGCTGTACACCGAGGAGCGGCTCTGCGAATTCTGGAACCGAGAGGTTCCGGTCTTCGAGGGAGTAGACCTCGATGCCCTGATCACCTTCGGCGGGGATGGCACGCTGCTCCGCGGAGCCCGTCTGCTCGGCGCCCGCGAGACCCCGATCCTCGGCATCAATCTCGGGCGGGTCGGTTTTCTCACCACGGCCACCCGGCCGACGCTCGATCCCGCGCTCGATGCGCTGGTGGGCGGGCGCTACGTGATCGAGCGGCGTCAGGCGCTTCAGGCGGAGATCAAGGACGGCGCCGGCAACGGGCGCGCGCTCCAGATGGCCATGAACGACGTGGCCGTGCACAAGGGCGGCGTGGCCAGGGTGATCCGGGTCAACGTCTTCATCCAGGGCGAAAACGTCGGACCCTATAGCGCCGATGGCCTCATCGTCGCCACGCCAACGGGGTCGACCGCGTACAGTCTGAGCGCCGGCGGCCCGATCGTGGTGCCCGGGGTGGAGGCGATGGTGGTGACTCCCATCGCGGCCCACACCCTGGCGGTGCGCCCGCTGGTGGTACCGTCCTCCTATCGCATTGTGATCGAACCGATGGCCGGCTGGTCCGAGGACCTGCTGGTCTCCTTCGACGGGCAGACCGGAACCACGCTCGCGCCGGGCGAGAGCGTGGACGTGCGGCGCGCCGATCATCGGGTCTGTCTCATCCGTCTGGGTGGGGACGGCTTTTTCGGGCGGATGCGCCAGAAGCTCCACTGGGGCGATCTCTCGGGGAGGGGCGAGGGGCCGTGA